The following coding sequences are from one Novosphingobium sp. Gsoil 351 window:
- a CDS encoding TonB-dependent receptor yields MTRLGISAFAVCAVLASPAWAEPLRSYDIAAQDLAPALEAFAATSGREVVANSDILVGKRSSAVRGSLSAEAAVERLLVQTGLRWRVVDGAFVIRPAGAAPFPETETVGDPGIVVTGTRIRGAAIASPKVTVDLETVRDQGLATTTEAAQSIPQNFGGGQNPGVGFAVPAASGVNVGGGTSLNLRGLGSDATLTLLNGHRLAYSASRQSIDLSAIPVGIVERIEVVADGASAIYGSDAVAGVANIILRRDMQGLVTTARLGGSTDGGNDQQTYSASAGLRWGGGGGIVAYEYGSNTPVVGRQRDYTATVARGLDLLPETRRHNAALSVHQDLGWLTASLDALYNNRRSLQIYAANATGNRALLRVELPSRTESFLIAPTLRAELGGGWRAELTGGYGEDKVRYQSNVFSGGVQTSALVGCYCNDLKTVELSGDGPLFELPAGPVRLAAGVGHRDVGFVSFRGVGSPQNIAERQSSAYAFGEASVPLLARRDGAVAVRATGALRYERYADIVDVVTPKLGLVVSPIPDFDLKASWGKSFRAPTFLQRYSALVAVLQPAASFGGSGLPAGSAVLGLTGGREDLKPERARSWSVTADIHPRALDGARLELSYFDIRYTDRIVAPVVFSRQALTNPIYADQVTRSPSAALLTQVLANAAQFFNVTGATYDPAKVVAIVDNTNVNAASQHIHGIDGALTISRAVGDGPARITATLNASYLESSQKLTSVQPVTQLAGLVFNPPHFRARGVLGWSEGPFALTGAVNRIGGVTDPRFATPIKVRGMTTYDLTARIRSTQTSGLLAGIELVLTGQNLFNQTPGRIAQTVTYDHPYDSANYSPVGRFVSVSLSKKW; encoded by the coding sequence ATGACGAGACTGGGAATTTCCGCGTTTGCGGTTTGTGCGGTGCTGGCTTCACCGGCTTGGGCCGAGCCGCTCAGGAGCTACGACATCGCCGCGCAGGATCTCGCGCCGGCGCTCGAGGCGTTTGCTGCAACTTCCGGCCGAGAGGTCGTGGCGAACAGCGACATCTTGGTCGGCAAGCGCAGCAGCGCGGTGCGTGGTTCCCTATCCGCCGAAGCAGCGGTCGAACGCCTGCTCGTCCAAACCGGCCTGAGGTGGCGCGTTGTCGACGGCGCTTTCGTGATCCGCCCGGCGGGCGCCGCCCCCTTTCCCGAGACAGAGACGGTCGGCGATCCGGGAATCGTGGTGACCGGCACCCGCATCCGCGGCGCGGCGATTGCCTCGCCCAAGGTCACGGTCGACCTCGAGACCGTCAGGGACCAGGGTCTGGCCACCACGACCGAGGCCGCGCAGTCGATCCCGCAGAATTTCGGTGGCGGGCAGAACCCCGGGGTCGGGTTTGCCGTCCCGGCGGCAAGCGGGGTCAACGTTGGCGGCGGCACCTCGCTCAATTTGCGCGGATTGGGCAGCGACGCGACGTTGACGCTGCTCAACGGCCACCGGCTCGCCTACAGCGCCTCGCGCCAGAGCATCGATCTTTCGGCAATTCCCGTTGGCATCGTCGAGCGGATCGAGGTGGTCGCCGATGGCGCCTCGGCGATCTACGGTTCGGACGCGGTCGCGGGCGTCGCCAATATCATCCTGCGTCGCGACATGCAGGGGCTCGTCACCACGGCGCGATTGGGCGGTTCGACCGATGGCGGCAACGACCAGCAGACCTATAGTGCGTCAGCCGGCCTGCGCTGGGGCGGTGGCGGCGGGATCGTCGCCTACGAGTACGGCAGCAACACGCCGGTCGTTGGTCGTCAGCGCGACTACACCGCGACCGTCGCGCGCGGACTCGACCTGCTGCCCGAGACCCGGCGCCACAACGCGGCGCTGAGCGTCCATCAAGACCTCGGCTGGCTGACGGCTTCGCTCGACGCTCTCTACAACAATCGCCGCAGCCTGCAGATCTACGCCGCCAACGCGACGGGTAACCGTGCGCTCCTCCGCGTAGAACTGCCGAGCAGGACAGAGTCGTTCCTGATCGCGCCGACATTGCGCGCCGAGCTTGGCGGCGGCTGGCGCGCCGAGCTTACCGGTGGCTACGGCGAGGACAAGGTCCGCTATCAGTCGAACGTCTTCAGTGGCGGCGTGCAGACCAGCGCTCTGGTCGGCTGCTACTGCAACGATCTCAAGACGGTCGAGCTGTCGGGCGACGGTCCGTTGTTCGAGCTTCCGGCCGGCCCAGTTCGACTGGCGGCCGGGGTCGGCCATCGCGACGTCGGCTTCGTCAGCTTCCGCGGGGTCGGCAGCCCGCAGAACATCGCCGAGCGTCAGTCCAGTGCCTACGCGTTCGGCGAGGCCAGCGTTCCGCTGCTGGCGCGTCGCGATGGCGCGGTCGCGGTGCGCGCGACAGGCGCGCTGCGCTACGAGCGCTACGCCGACATCGTGGATGTGGTCACGCCAAAGCTCGGGTTGGTGGTCTCGCCGATCCCCGACTTCGATCTCAAGGCTAGCTGGGGGAAGTCGTTCCGCGCGCCGACTTTCCTGCAGCGCTATTCGGCCCTGGTCGCGGTCCTGCAGCCGGCTGCGTCGTTCGGCGGCAGCGGGTTGCCCGCGGGATCGGCTGTGCTTGGCCTCACGGGCGGGCGCGAGGACCTCAAGCCCGAACGCGCGCGAAGCTGGTCGGTGACCGCAGACATCCATCCGCGCGCGCTCGACGGCGCGCGGCTCGAATTGAGCTACTTCGACATCCGCTACACCGACCGGATCGTCGCGCCGGTCGTGTTCAGCCGCCAGGCGTTGACCAATCCGATTTATGCCGATCAGGTGACGCGCTCGCCCAGCGCGGCGCTGCTCACCCAAGTCCTCGCCAACGCCGCGCAGTTCTTCAACGTCACCGGAGCGACCTACGATCCGGCGAAGGTCGTGGCGATCGTCGACAACACCAACGTCAATGCGGCGAGCCAGCACATCCATGGGATCGACGGCGCGCTGACGATCTCGCGCGCGGTCGGAGACGGTCCGGCGCGCATTACCGCCACGCTCAACGCCAGCTACCTCGAGAGCAGCCAGAAGCTGACCTCGGTGCAACCGGTCACGCAGCTGGCGGGACTCGTGTTCAACCCCCCGCACTTCCGGGCGCGCGGCGTGCTCGGCTGGAGCGAGGGCCCGTTCGCGCTGACCGGCGCGGTCAACCGCATCGGCGGCGTGACCGATCCGCGCTTCGCCACCCCGATCAAGGTGCGGGGCATGACCACGTACGACCTGACCGCACGGATCCGCAGCACTCAGACGTCGGGGTTGCTCGCGGGCATCGAACTCGTGCTGACCGGGCAGAACCTGTTCAACCAGACGCCCGGCCGGATCGCCCAGACCGTCACCTACGACCACCCCTACGACAGCGCGAACTACTCGCCGGTCGGCCGATTCGTCTCGGTCTCGTTGAGCAAGAAGTGGTGA
- a CDS encoding VirB3 family type IV secretion system protein encodes MSRIEGFEAPIHAALHQPILLGGAPRGVAILNGTIAAALGLGLQQWLAGLVVGMLGHTLAVFAAKRDPDFAPVLVRHLRQRGYLGC; translated from the coding sequence ATGAGCCGGATCGAGGGTTTCGAAGCGCCGATCCATGCCGCGCTGCATCAGCCGATCCTGCTCGGCGGCGCGCCGCGCGGCGTCGCGATTCTGAACGGGACGATCGCCGCGGCGCTCGGGCTCGGACTCCAGCAATGGCTCGCCGGTCTCGTGGTCGGGATGCTCGGGCACACCCTCGCGGTGTTCGCGGCCAAGCGCGATCCCGACTTCGCGCCCGTGCTCGTCCGTCACTTGCGCCAGCGGGGGTACCTGGGATGCTAG
- the trbE gene encoding conjugal transfer protein TrbE, with the protein MLALHEYRRRGDWLADHLPWAALVAPGVVLNKDGSFLRMLAYRGPDLESSTEAELVAICARVNNVLKRLGSGWALFFEAARREAADYPASRFPDAASWLVDEERRADFEAADAHFESHFHLGLTWMPPADAGDAAGRRFVERPEADGSRDWSGALARFVAETDRIADLLAALMPEVRALDSGELLTALHATVSDRAHPVAVPETPMYLDGLLADTPLIGGLAPRLGGHCLRTLTVLGFPNVSRPAQLDALNSAAFPYRWVTRFIPLDRADAIKTLTRIRRQWFNKRKSLTAVLREVMYSQPAALTDSDADNKVADADCALQALGGDYVGFGYLTTTLTVWDANSARADDKVRALERIVHGLGFTCVRESVNAVEAWLSSLPGQVYANVRQPLVHTLNLAHLMPLSAVWAGPPRDAHLAGPPLLHARTTGSTPFRLSLHVGDVGHMLMVGPTGAGKSVLLALLTLQFRRYPDAQIFVFDKGWSARAAILAMGGAHYPLGLGGADERMLAFQPLRGIDAPGERAWAAEWIAALIAHEGGAVTPEARDQIWLALENLATAPPEERTLTGLSLLLQSNALRTALAPYTLDGPFGALLDAAESEVALGDAVCFETEALLGHAAVVAPVLAYLFHRIEARFDGRPTLLVLDEAWIFLDHPLFAARIREWLKTLRKKNVSVVFATQSLADIARSSIAPAILESCPQRIFLPNDRAVEPQLRAAYEGFGLNDRQIELVARATPKRDYYLQSARGNRLFSLGLGPVALALCGASDPDSQRLIDLVREEAGPDDFLHGFLTLRDLDWAATLAPAFDRSAGLPADTFPTPTTKEIGQ; encoded by the coding sequence ATGCTAGCCTTGCACGAATACCGCCGCCGCGGCGACTGGCTCGCCGACCACTTGCCCTGGGCGGCGCTGGTCGCGCCGGGCGTGGTACTCAACAAGGACGGCAGCTTCCTTAGGATGCTGGCCTATCGCGGGCCCGACCTCGAGAGCTCGACCGAGGCCGAGCTCGTCGCGATCTGCGCGCGAGTCAACAACGTGCTCAAGCGGCTCGGCAGTGGCTGGGCGCTGTTCTTCGAGGCCGCGCGCCGCGAGGCTGCCGACTATCCCGCGAGCCGGTTCCCCGACGCCGCCTCGTGGCTGGTCGACGAGGAGCGCCGCGCCGACTTCGAGGCCGCGGACGCGCACTTCGAAAGCCATTTCCACCTCGGCCTCACGTGGATGCCGCCCGCCGATGCCGGCGACGCCGCCGGGCGCCGCTTCGTCGAGCGCCCCGAAGCCGACGGCAGCCGCGACTGGAGCGGCGCACTCGCCCGGTTCGTCGCCGAGACCGACCGCATTGCCGACCTGCTCGCCGCGCTGATGCCCGAGGTCCGCGCGCTCGATTCGGGCGAGCTCCTCACCGCACTCCACGCGACGGTGTCGGATCGCGCGCACCCGGTCGCCGTCCCCGAAACCCCGATGTACCTCGACGGGTTGCTCGCCGACACCCCGCTCATCGGCGGCCTCGCACCCCGCCTCGGCGGGCACTGCTTGCGCACGCTGACCGTGCTAGGCTTTCCCAACGTCAGCCGGCCCGCGCAACTCGACGCGCTCAACAGCGCGGCGTTTCCCTATCGCTGGGTCACCCGGTTCATCCCGCTCGATCGCGCCGACGCGATCAAAACCCTGACCAGGATCCGTCGGCAGTGGTTCAACAAGCGCAAGTCGCTGACCGCGGTGCTGCGCGAGGTGATGTACAGCCAGCCCGCCGCGCTGACCGACAGCGACGCCGACAACAAGGTCGCCGATGCGGACTGCGCGCTCCAGGCGCTGGGCGGCGATTACGTCGGGTTCGGGTACCTGACGACCACGCTGACGGTGTGGGACGCAAACTCCGCGCGCGCCGACGACAAGGTCCGCGCGCTCGAGCGAATCGTCCACGGGCTCGGGTTCACCTGCGTTCGCGAAAGCGTCAACGCGGTCGAGGCCTGGCTGTCCTCGCTCCCGGGCCAGGTCTATGCCAACGTCCGCCAGCCGCTGGTCCACACCCTCAACCTCGCCCACCTCATGCCGCTCTCGGCGGTCTGGGCGGGCCCGCCCCGCGACGCGCATCTTGCCGGGCCCCCGCTGCTCCATGCGCGCACCACCGGCTCGACCCCGTTCCGGCTGTCGCTCCACGTAGGCGACGTCGGCCACATGCTCATGGTCGGACCGACCGGTGCAGGCAAATCGGTGCTGCTCGCGCTGCTGACCCTGCAATTCCGCCGCTACCCGGACGCGCAGATCTTCGTCTTCGACAAGGGCTGGTCGGCGCGCGCGGCGATCCTGGCGATGGGCGGCGCGCACTACCCGCTCGGTCTCGGCGGCGCCGACGAGCGCATGCTCGCGTTCCAGCCGCTGCGCGGAATCGACGCCCCGGGTGAACGCGCCTGGGCGGCGGAATGGATCGCCGCCCTCATCGCGCACGAGGGCGGCGCGGTGACGCCCGAAGCCAGGGACCAGATCTGGCTGGCGCTCGAAAACCTCGCCACCGCGCCCCCCGAAGAGCGAACGCTGACCGGGCTCTCGCTTCTGCTGCAGTCTAACGCCCTGCGCACCGCGCTCGCGCCCTACACGCTCGACGGGCCGTTCGGCGCGCTGCTCGACGCGGCCGAGAGCGAGGTCGCGCTGGGCGATGCGGTGTGCTTCGAGACCGAGGCGCTGCTCGGCCACGCCGCGGTGGTCGCGCCGGTCCTCGCCTACCTGTTTCACCGCATCGAGGCGCGCTTCGATGGGCGCCCGACGCTGCTGGTACTCGACGAGGCCTGGATCTTCCTCGACCACCCGCTGTTCGCGGCGCGGATCCGCGAATGGCTCAAGACCTTGCGCAAGAAGAACGTCTCGGTGGTCTTCGCCACCCAGAGCCTCGCCGACATCGCGCGCAGCAGCATCGCTCCCGCCATCCTCGAGAGCTGTCCGCAACGGATCTTCTTGCCCAACGACCGCGCGGTCGAGCCGCAGCTGCGCGCCGCCTACGAGGGGTTCGGGCTCAACGATCGCCAGATCGAACTTGTCGCCCGCGCCACGCCCAAGCGCGACTACTATCTGCAATCGGCGCGTGGGAACCGGTTGTTCTCGCTCGGCCTCGGCCCGGTCGCGCTGGCGCTGTGCGGTGCCTCGGACCCCGACAGCCAGCGCTTGATCGACCTGGTCCGCGAAGAAGCCGGGCCCGACGACTTCCTCCACGGATTTCTCACGCTGCGCG
- a CDS encoding Atxe2 family lasso peptide isopeptidase, with amino-acid sequence MIATFHAAPARAGEAQCPSVWPPRAPVSATSELDAEHLLLLRDIGMPEAAQSAPSPLAISPDGKRVAFFVTQASLAANDYCDTLVVLDLSTKSAPRALDSGGHRILAEEALRGVRRESGVPDINRPAWSPDGRSLAYRKRGGGRTQVWRVDIAGGSARQVTSSPQDVEGVQWSADGATLLYAVRPGRSDLEAERNAEAAQGYLYDARVLPHVGAEPQLPEVLSQAIMTVPASGGLAAEATAAQVSEFSPLAPLGASDLGPVGDSRGWRAGADAVDNSYFAARRLWAETPAGRRIVCAMEACTGKLAAVIWSGGQVLFLRREGWARETSAFYAWSPDTGTMRLLKRTADRLTGCIGVRVGVLCLSEASRQPRRLVTIDVRRGGERVLFDPNPELAGLVLPKVERLRWRNSLGLEAWGDLVLPKGKPPASGWPLVVVQYRSSGFLRGGVGDEYPIFPLAARGIAVLSFERPDFDTRANGVDGLVAAVYKDWADRRSVHESLMTGLDLVLARGDIDGRRLGLSGLSDGAMTTRYALIHAPDRFLAAAISTCGLEPYSVMVDGGIAQADWFRSFGFPPSSQPDAGFWKPMSLTLNAATIRTPLLMQISDDEYHQALGAFTALREHGKPVEMYVFPGEHHTKWQPVHRAAIYSRNLDWFAFWLQGRVDPDPVKAAQYRRWSALKTSGGTPIASGP; translated from the coding sequence ATGATCGCAACATTCCACGCCGCCCCGGCGCGCGCGGGGGAGGCTCAATGTCCCTCGGTGTGGCCACCGCGCGCGCCGGTTTCGGCAACTTCTGAGCTCGACGCCGAGCATCTGCTGCTGCTGCGCGATATCGGCATGCCCGAGGCGGCCCAGTCGGCGCCGAGCCCGCTGGCGATCTCGCCCGACGGCAAGCGGGTCGCGTTCTTCGTCACGCAGGCTTCGCTCGCCGCGAACGACTACTGCGACACCCTAGTCGTGCTCGACCTGTCCACGAAGAGCGCGCCGCGCGCCCTCGACAGCGGCGGCCATCGCATTCTTGCGGAGGAAGCGCTGCGCGGGGTGCGACGTGAAAGCGGGGTGCCGGACATCAACCGCCCGGCGTGGTCGCCCGACGGACGCTCCCTTGCCTATCGCAAGCGAGGCGGCGGTCGCACACAGGTCTGGCGGGTCGACATCGCTGGCGGGTCGGCCCGACAGGTGACCAGCTCGCCGCAGGATGTCGAAGGCGTGCAATGGAGCGCAGACGGCGCCACGCTGCTTTACGCGGTCCGGCCGGGAAGAAGCGATCTCGAAGCGGAGCGCAATGCCGAGGCGGCGCAGGGCTATCTCTACGATGCGCGCGTACTGCCCCATGTGGGCGCCGAGCCGCAGCTGCCCGAGGTGTTGTCCCAGGCGATAATGACGGTGCCCGCATCGGGCGGACTGGCGGCCGAGGCCACGGCGGCGCAGGTGTCGGAGTTCAGTCCGCTCGCACCGCTCGGCGCCAGCGACCTGGGGCCGGTTGGCGATTCACGCGGCTGGCGGGCGGGCGCGGACGCCGTCGACAATTCCTACTTCGCGGCTCGCCGGCTCTGGGCCGAGACTCCCGCAGGTCGTCGCATCGTCTGCGCCATGGAGGCCTGCACCGGCAAACTCGCCGCGGTGATCTGGTCCGGCGGGCAAGTGCTATTCCTTCGCCGGGAAGGATGGGCCCGCGAGACCAGCGCGTTCTACGCCTGGTCGCCGGACACTGGGACGATGCGCTTGCTCAAGAGGACAGCGGACCGGCTGACCGGCTGCATCGGCGTTCGGGTCGGGGTGCTTTGTCTGAGCGAAGCCTCGCGGCAGCCGCGCCGTCTGGTGACGATCGACGTGCGGCGCGGCGGCGAGCGCGTCCTGTTCGATCCAAATCCTGAACTGGCGGGCCTGGTGTTACCGAAAGTCGAGCGGTTGCGCTGGCGCAACAGTCTCGGGCTGGAGGCGTGGGGCGATCTCGTCTTGCCGAAGGGCAAACCGCCCGCCTCGGGTTGGCCGCTGGTCGTCGTCCAATATCGTAGCAGCGGCTTTCTGCGCGGCGGCGTCGGCGACGAGTATCCGATCTTCCCGCTCGCCGCGCGCGGGATCGCCGTGCTCAGCTTCGAGCGACCCGACTTCGACACGCGCGCGAACGGTGTCGATGGCCTGGTCGCCGCGGTCTACAAGGATTGGGCCGATCGCCGCAGCGTCCACGAAAGCCTGATGACGGGCCTCGATCTGGTCTTGGCGCGCGGCGATATCGATGGTCGGCGCCTTGGTCTGAGTGGCCTGAGCGACGGCGCGATGACCACCCGCTACGCGCTGATCCATGCGCCGGACCGATTCTTGGCGGCCGCGATCAGCACCTGCGGGCTCGAGCCATATTCGGTGATGGTTGATGGCGGTATCGCCCAGGCCGACTGGTTCAGGAGCTTCGGATTTCCGCCGTCGAGCCAACCGGATGCTGGATTTTGGAAACCGATGTCGCTGACGCTCAATGCGGCGACGATCCGGACGCCGTTGCTGATGCAGATTTCCGACGACGAATACCACCAGGCGCTCGGGGCTTTCACCGCGCTGCGCGAACACGGCAAGCCGGTTGAGATGTACGTGTTCCCGGGCGAGCATCACACCAAGTGGCAGCCGGTCCATCGCGCCGCGATCTATTCGCGCAACCTCGACTGGTTCGCCTTCTGGCTGCAGGGCAGGGTCGATCCCGATCCCGTTAAGGCCGCGCAATATCGCCGGTGGAGTGCGCTCAAGACGTCGGGCGGGACGCCGATCGCGTCAGGTCCATAG
- the trbB gene encoding P-type conjugative transfer ATPase TrbB, producing MSEPLALERRRAMLRTALGPAIEAAFADSAVIEIMVNPDGALRLDRLGEGVVDTGVRLEPAQIERIIRLVAAHARSEVHAGAPIVSAELPAHGRGTGERFEGILPPVASAPCFAIRKPATRIHTLADYVADGIMTAHAAGVLAAAVRDRRNIVVAGGTSSGKTTLANALLGEMAGRDERVILIEDTRELQSPAADTVALRARMGAATIAELVRSTLRLRPDRIVVGEVRGPEALDLLKAWNTGHPGGIATVHANSAAAVLTRLEQLVQEATLAVPRALIAEAVELVVFLAGRGAARRVETIAEVAGLDAAGAYRLRALPLEPHPPGEHR from the coding sequence ATGAGCGAGCCGCTTGCCCTCGAGCGCCGCCGCGCGATGCTCAGGACCGCGCTTGGTCCGGCGATCGAAGCCGCGTTCGCCGACAGCGCCGTGATCGAGATCATGGTCAATCCCGACGGCGCGCTGCGCCTCGACCGGCTCGGCGAAGGCGTGGTCGACACCGGCGTGCGCCTCGAACCCGCCCAGATCGAGCGTATCATCCGCCTGGTCGCCGCCCACGCGCGTAGCGAGGTCCATGCCGGCGCACCGATCGTCTCGGCCGAGTTGCCCGCCCATGGGCGCGGTACGGGCGAGCGCTTCGAGGGCATCTTGCCCCCGGTCGCGAGCGCGCCGTGCTTTGCCATCCGCAAGCCCGCGACCCGCATCCACACGCTGGCCGACTATGTCGCCGACGGCATCATGACCGCGCACGCCGCGGGCGTGCTCGCCGCCGCGGTCCGCGATCGCCGCAATATCGTGGTCGCCGGCGGGACGAGTTCGGGCAAGACGACGCTCGCCAATGCGCTGCTCGGCGAGATGGCAGGGCGCGACGAGCGGGTGATCCTGATCGAGGACACCCGCGAGCTTCAGTCGCCCGCCGCCGACACGGTCGCGCTGCGCGCGCGGATGGGCGCGGCGACGATCGCCGAACTGGTGCGCTCGACGCTGCGACTGCGTCCCGACCGGATCGTGGTCGGCGAAGTCCGCGGCCCCGAGGCGCTCGACCTGCTCAAGGCATGGAACACCGGCCATCCCGGCGGGATCGCGACGGTTCACGCCAACAGCGCGGCCGCGGTGCTGACCCGGCTCGAGCAACTCGTCCAGGAGGCGACTCTCGCCGTACCGCGCGCGCTGATCGCCGAAGCCGTCGAGCTGGTCGTGTTCCTGGCCGGCCGCGGCGCAGCGCGCCGCGTCGAAACCATCGCCGAAGTCGCGGGGCTCGACGCAGCCGGAGCCTACCGCCTGCGCGCCCTGCCGCTCGAACCCCACCCACCAGGAGAACACCGATGA
- a CDS encoding CopG family transcriptional regulator has protein sequence MKVRQNLYLDRAVTDALEALASAPGTNKSRMVNDALAAWLARRASHEADTLFRTRLDRLSREIALTRRDLEVVLESLSLFIQHQLTVTAPLPEGDAAAIAVGRRRFQDFVAEVGRQIAGSRRALVAEASGDAG, from the coding sequence ATGAAGGTCCGGCAGAACCTCTACCTCGACCGCGCGGTGACCGACGCGCTCGAGGCGCTGGCCAGCGCGCCGGGAACCAACAAGTCGCGGATGGTCAACGATGCGCTCGCCGCCTGGCTCGCGCGACGCGCGAGCCACGAAGCCGACACGCTGTTCCGGACCCGGCTCGATCGGCTGTCGCGCGAGATCGCATTGACCCGCCGCGATCTCGAGGTCGTGCTCGAAAGCCTCTCGCTGTTTATCCAGCACCAGCTGACGGTCACCGCGCCGTTGCCCGAGGGCGACGCCGCCGCGATCGCGGTGGGACGCCGCCGCTTCCAGGACTTCGTCGCCGAGGTCGGCCGCCAGATCGCGGGCAGCCGCCGGGCGCTGGTCGCCGAAGCGTCGGGTGACGCCGGATGA
- a CDS encoding TrbC/VirB2 family protein, producing MNRQATRPTRLARLVAVLAWAACAAPAWASGSGMPWEEPLQKVLESVQGPVAKIVAVIIIITTGLTLAFGEASGGFRRLIQIVFGLSIAFAASSFFLSFFSFGGGALVG from the coding sequence ATGAACCGCCAAGCCACCCGACCAACCCGTCTTGCCCGCCTCGTCGCGGTCCTGGCCTGGGCGGCCTGTGCCGCGCCGGCTTGGGCCAGCGGATCGGGAATGCCGTGGGAAGAGCCGCTCCAGAAAGTTCTGGAATCGGTGCAGGGTCCGGTCGCCAAGATCGTCGCGGTGATCATCATCATCACCACCGGTCTGACCCTGGCGTTCGGCGAGGCCTCGGGCGGCTTCCGCCGGCTGATCCAGATCGTGTTCGGGCTGTCGATCGCGTTTGCCGCCTCGTCGTTCTTCCTCTCGTTCTTCAGCTTCGGCGGCGGGGCGCTCGTCGGATGA